The Aythya fuligula isolate bAytFul2 chromosome 7, bAytFul2.pri, whole genome shotgun sequence genome has a window encoding:
- the NKX6-2 gene encoding homeobox protein Nkx-6.2: MLAVGQMDANRQSAFVLSSTPLAALHNMAEMKTSLFPYTLQNPSGFKAPALGGLNTQLPLGTPHGISDILGRPVGTASNLLGGLPRINGLAASAGMYFNPAAVSRYPKPLAELPGRPPIFWPGVVQGSPWRDPRLACPAQTGMVLDKDGKKKHSRPTFSGQQIFALEKTFEQTKYLAGPERARLAYSLGMTESQVKVWFQNRRTKWRKRHAAEMASAKKKHDSETEKLKESSDNEDDDEYNKPLDPNSDDEKITRLLKKHKSTNLSLVSPCSTSSDTL, translated from the exons ATGTTAGCGGTGGGGCAGATGGATGCTAATCGCCAGAGCGCGTTCGTCCTCAGCAGCACGCCGCTGGCCGCGCTGCACAACATGGCCGAGATGAAGACCTCCCTCTTCCCCTACACCCTGCAGAACCCCTCCGGCTTCAAGGCGCCGGCCCTGGGCGGACTCAACACGCAGCTCCCCTTGGGGACGCCGCACGGAATAAGCGACATCCTGGGGCGGCCGGTGGGCACGGCCAGCAACCTGCTGGGCGGGCTGCCCCGCATCAACGGACTGGCGGCCTCGGCGGGGATGTACTTCAACCCCGCGGCCGTCTCCCGGTACCCGAAGCCGCTGGCGGAGCTGCCGGGGCGGCCGCCCATTTTCTGGCCGGGAGTGGTGCAGGGCTCTCCCTGGAGAGACCCCCGGCTCGCCTGTCCCG CTCAGACGGGGATGGTTTTGGACAAGGACGGCAAGAAGAAACACTCGCGACCGACTTTCTCTGGGCAGCAGATTTTTGCTTTGGAGAAAACCTTTGAACAGACGAAGTACTTGGCAGGACCGGAGAGAGCCCGCCTCGCCTATTCCCTAGGGATGACCGAGAGCCAAGTGAAG GTCTGGTTCCAGAACAGACGGACCAAGTGGCGGAAGCGGCATGCGGCGGAGATGGCCTCGGCCAAGAAGAAGCACGACTCCGAGACggagaagctgaaggagagcTCGGACAATGAGGACGATGACGAATACAACAAGCCCCTGGACCCCAACTCAGACGATGAAAAAATCACGAGGCTATTGAAAAAGCACAAATCCACGAACCTCTCCCTCgtcagcccctgcagcaccagctcgGACACCTTGTGA